The genomic interval CGGCGCAGGATGTAGTCGACCAGCGCCGGGTCGTCGATGACCGGGTTGGTCTCGGGCAGGGTGACGATGGTGGTGATACCGCCGGCGGCCGCCGCCTGGCTGGCGCTGGCGAGCGTCTCGCGGTGCTCGTGGCCGGGCTCTCCGACCGACACGCACATGTCGACGAGGCCGGGGCAGGCGACGGCGCCGCGGCAGTCGACGATCTCCGCACCGTAGGGGGCGCCCTGGTTGGCGGCCTCGGGACCGGCGGCGAGGACGGTGCCGTCGACGATGATGACGGAACCGGGCGCATCGAGGTTGCGCGCCGGGTCGATGACGCGGGCGTTGGCAAGCACCAGCGGTTTCGGAGTGTCGGCCACGGCGGGGTCCTCAGCTGTTGGGCAGGTGCGCGGCGAGCGCTTCCAGCACGGCCATGCGCACGGCGACGCCCATCTCCACCTGCTCGCGGATCAGGCTCTGCGGGCCGTCGGCGATCTGCGGGTCGATCTCGACGCCGCGGTTCATCGGGCCCGGGTGCATGACCAGCGCATCCGGCTTGGCGTAGGAGAGCTTTTCCGCATCGAGGCCCCAGTAGTGGAAGTATTCGCGCACCGAGGGCACGAAGGCGCCGCTCATGCGCTCGCGCTGCAGGCGCAGCATCATCACGATGTCGGCGCCGGCCAGCCCCTCCTTCATGGAGCGGAACACCTCGACGCCCATCCTGTCGATGCCGTTCGGCAGGAGCGTGGAGGGGGCGACGACGCGCACCCGCGCGCCGAGGGCATTCAGCAGGATGATGTTGGAGCGGGCGACGCGCGAATGCAGGATGTCGCCGCAGATGGCCACCGTCAGGCGGGCGATCTTGCCCTTGTGGCGGCGGATGGTGAGGGCGTCGAGCAGCGCCTGGGTCGGATGCTCGTGGGCGCCGTCGCCGGCATTGACCACCGAACAGCCGACCTTGCGGGCGAGCAGGTGCACCGCTCCGGCGGCGTGGTGGCGCACGACCAGGAGATCCGGGTGCATGGCGTTGAGCGTCGCCGCGGTGTCGATCAGCGTCTCGCCCTTCTTCACCGAGGAGGCGGCGACCGACATGTTCATGACGTCGGCGCCGAGGCGCTTGCCGGCCAGCTCGAAGGACGACTGCGTCCTGGTCGAGGCTTCGAAGAACAGGTTGATCTGGGTGCGGCCGCGCAGGACGGACTTCTTCTTCTCGACCTGCCGGCTGACCTCGACGGCCTCTTCCGCCCGGTCCAGAAGGCCAAGGATGTCCTGGGGTTCAAGGCCTTCGATGCCCAGCAGGTGGCGGTGGGGAAAGAGGCCGGCTCGATGGGGATCGTTTGCGCTCATCGAGGCAATGGCTATAGGCGGAATCGGGGGCGCCGGCAAGCGCGCGCCGGGCGGCGTGCTATCCTGTCCACAACGAAACGAATCGCGCGGCGGGAGGCTTCATGACACCGTTTGAGACCCACGAGGTGTTCAACCAGCCGCCGCGCTACGGCGGGGGCAACCTCGCCACCTCCGATCCGTTGCTGATCGCCGCCCACGGCGCGGCGCTGGACGAGGCGACCGGCGCGGCACTGGCTGCCCACGGCGCGGCCTTGGGCAGCCTCGACGTGCTCGACCTCGGCCGGCTCGCCGACGAGCATGCCCCGGTGCTGAAGACCCACGACATCCACGGGCGCCGCTTCGACGTGGTCGAGTATCATCCCGCCTATCACGCGCTGATGCGCCGCTCGGTCGAGGCAGGCCTGCACGCGGCGAGCCTCGACGACGGCCCCTGGCCGCAGACGCGCCGGGCCGGGCGCTATTTCGTCACCTCGCAGGCAGAGACCGGCCACTGCTGTCCGATCACCATGACCAATGCCGCCGGCGCGGTGCTCAAGGCCCATGCGCAGCCGGCCGAGGGGTGGCTGCCGCTGCTCCGCTCGCGCCACTACGACCAGCGCTTCGTGCCGATGGCGCAGAAGCGCGGCGTCACTTTCGGCATGGGCCTGACCGAAAAGCAGGGCGGCACGGACCTGCGCGCGATCACGACGGTGGCGGAGCCCAGCGGCGACGGGCTCTACGTTCTCACCGGGCACAAGTGGTTCCTGTCGGCGCCGATGTCGGACGCCTTCCTGGTGCTGGCGAAAACGGAGCGGGGGCCGGGCTGCTTCCTGGTGCCGCGCTTCCTGCCCGACGGCACGGTCAATGGCCTGCGCTTCCAGCGGCTGAAGGCCAAGCTCGGCAACCGCTCGAATGCCTCCACGGAGGTGGAGTTCCAGCACGCCGGCGGGCTGCTGATCGGCGAGGAGGGGCGGGGCATCGCCACCATCCTCGACATGGTGGTGCCGACGCGCATCGACTGTGCGCTGGGCTCGGCGGCGCAGATGCGCGCCGCCGTGGCGCGGGCCGTGCACCATTGCCGCCACCGGCAGGCATTCGGGGCGCGGCTCGTCGACCAGCCGCTGATGACGCGGGTGCTGGCCGACATGGCGCTCGACGTTGCAGCGGCGACGGCGCTGGCCTTCCGCCTGGTGCGCGCCGCAGACTGCATGGCCGACGACGCGGCCGAGGCGGCCTATGTCCGGCTGATGACGCCGGCAATCAAGTACTGGATCTGCAAGGCCGCGCCGCTGCTGACCTATGAGGCGATGGAGTGCCTGGGCGGCAACGGCTACGTGGAGGATTTCGACATGGCGCGGCTCTACCGCGACGCGCCGGTCAACGCGATCTGGGAGGGCTCGGGCAATGTCATGGCGCTTGATGTGCTGCGCGCGCTGGAGCGCACTCCGGCAGCGCTCGAGGCGGTGCTTGCGGAATTCGCCGGCCGGCTCGGCCGTGGCGGCGCGGCGGCGGGCGAGGTGATCGCGGCCGCGGCGCGGGCGGCGCGCGAGGACCCGTCAAACGGGCGTATCCTGACCGAACAGCTGGCCCTGACGGGTGCCGCCGCCGCTCTGCGCGCCATCGCGCCGGAGCCGGTCGCCGATGCCTTCATCGAGAGCCGGCTGGCCGGCCAGTGGCGGTCGAGCTACGGCATGCTGCCGGGGCGCCACAACGCCCGCCGGCTGGTCGAGGCGCTGTATCCGGAGGGCTGAGGCGGCTCAGGCCATGAGGACCAGCGCCAGCGGGATGGTGGCGGTCGCGAGCAGCGTCTGCAGGGTCAGGATTTCGGCCATCAGCCGGGCGTCGCCGCCCATCTGCCGGGCGAGGAGATAGGAGCCGCTGGCAGCAGGCACGGCGGTGGCGATGACCACCGCCGTCAGGGCCGGGCCCTCGACGCCGTAGAGGCCGGCGAAACCGGCGCCGAACACCGGCATGGCCAGCAGGCGCAGGGCGGTGCCGATGGCGAGTGCGGCGCCGGGCCGGCGCAGGGCGGCGAGATCCAGCCCGGCGCCGACGCAGACGATGCCGATCGGCAGCGCCGCGCTGCCGAGGATCTCCAGCGTCGACCAGGCGAAGGCCGGCAGCGGCAGGCCGGAGACGTTGAGGACGATGCCGGCGAGCGTCGACAGGATGAAGGGATTGGTGGCGAGGTCGCGCAGGACCTTCGCCGGTCCGGGCGGCGTGCCGCCGGCGTAGCGCGACAGGACCAGCACCGACAGCACGTTGAGGATCGGGATCATCGCGACGATGGCGACCGCCAGCAGGGCAAGGCCCTCCGTGCCGATCAGCTTGTCGGCAAGGGCGAGCGCGATGAAGGTGTTCCAGCGCACAGAGCCCTGGTAGATCGAGGTGAACTGCGGCCCGCCGACGCCGAGGGCGGCGGCGAGGAGCGGGCGCAGGGCGAACACCAAGACCGACATGGCGAGGATCGCGCTGACCAGGGTAGCGCCCATCGACAGCGCCGGCAGGGCCATGAAATCGGCGCGCGCCACCGTCTCGACGACGATCGCGGGAAACAGCACATAGTAGGCGATCCTCTCGATGCCGCGCCACTGCTCGCCGGTGATCAGGCCGGTCCTGGCGACGAGGTGACCGACGGCGATGACCAGGATCACCGGCAGCAGGGCGTCGAGGGTCGTCAGCACGGGGCGGCCTCAGGCGTCCGGGAGATCGCGGGAGCGGGACAGATAGCCCAGCCGGTCTAGGAAGCCCTGCAGGATGTAGGCGGCGGCCATCTTGTCGACCAGTTCGGCGCGCCGCGCCCGGCTGCGGTCGGCCTCGATCAGCGTGCGGGTGACGGCTGCGGTCGACAGGCGCTCGTCCCAGTAGGTGATCGGCAGGTCGGTCTTCTCGGCGAGGTTGCGGGCGAAGGCGCGGGTCGCCTGCACCCGCGGCCCCTCGCTGCCGTCCATGTTGAGCGGCAGGCCGAGGACGAGGCCGCCGACCCTGTGCTCGGCGCAGATCTTCAGCAGCTGTTCGGCGTCGAGCGTGAACTTTCGCCGCCGGATCGTCTCCAGCGGCGAGGCGATGCCGCGACCGAGGTCGGACAGGGCGAGGCCGATGGTTCTGGTGCCGAGATCGAGGCCGATGAGGCGTGTGCCGGGCGCGAGCGCGGCGACGAAGTCTTCCAGGGACAGGGACGGGTCGGTTGCCATCGCCCCGCTTTATCAGGCGGACCGGCGCCGCGCCAGAGCCGTGCGGGGAGCGGGCCAGCGGATTGTCCGGCGCGGCGTCTTGTTCCCGTCGCACGGCTTCCTATACTCGGCCCGACCCAGACCCCAAGGGAGGCCCATTCGACATGAAACTGACCTGGTACGGCCATTCGGCCTTTCGCATCGACATCGCCGGCGCGGCGATCCTGATCGACCCGTTCCTGTCGGGCAACCCGACCTTTCCGAAATCCCTCTCGGTCGATGCGGTCGCCGAGGGCATCACCCATATCCTGCTGACCCACGGCCACGACGACCATATCGGCGACACCGTCGCGATCGCGCAGAAGACCGGCGCTCAGCTGACCGCCAACTTCGAGATCTGCATGTGGGCGAGCGGCAAGGGTGTTGAAAACATCAACCCGATGAACTCGGGCGGCTTCGTCGACGTCGGCCCGTTCAAGGTCGGGCTGACCGTTGCGCATCATTCCTCGGCGACCAAGGCGGACGGCGACGGGCTGAAGTATCTCGGCAATCCGCACGGCGTCATCGTCGCTGCTCCCGGCGAGCCGGTGCTCTACCACATGGGCGACACGGCGCTGTTCGGCGACATGGCGCTGATCAACGAACTCTACGGACCCAAGATCGGCATTGTGCCGATCGGCGACCGCTTCACCATGGGCGCAAAGGCGGCGGCGATCGCCTGCACGCGCTTCTTCGACTTCGATACCATCGTGCCGTGTCACTACGGCACCTTCCCGATCCTCGACCAGACCGCCGACGCCTTCCTGGCCGCCATGGGCGACAAGGCGTCGACGGTCGTGGTGCCGGATCGGGGCACCGCCTTCGAGGCCTGACCGGTCGCGGCACGGCGACGGCCCCTCCCGTTGCGCGCGGGAGGGGTTTCTTCGCCTTTAAAGTTTTAAACTTGAAATAATTTCCAGCCGGTGGCAGGCTGACCCTCGAAGCGCCGTTTCGGGAGGTCAGGTCGATGAAGGTTCTGTGTCTGGGGGGCGGGCCGGCGGGGCTCTATTTCGCCATCTCGATGAAACTCCGCAACCCCGCCCACGAGGTCACGGTCCTGGAGCGCAACCGCGCCAACGACACCTTCGGCTGGGGCGTGGTGCTGTCCGACGACGCGCTGTCGCGCATGCAGAACAACGATCCGAAGTCGACCGACGCGATCCGCTCTCATTTCGCTTACTGGGACGACATCGCCGTCGTCCACGACGGCCACCGCACCGTCTCCGGCGGCCACGGCTTTGCCGGCATCGGCCGCAGGCAGATGCTGATCCTGCTGCAGGAACGGGCGCGGGAACTCGGTGTCGACATGCGGTTCCAGACCGAGTTCCGGTCGGCGGAGGACTACCGAAGGGAGTACGATCTCGTGGTTGCCTGCGACGGCATCAATTCGCTCGTGCGCAAGGAATACGAGGCCGTGTTCAGGCCGGACATCGACGTGCGCAAGTGCAAGTTCGTCTGGCTCGGCACGCACCAGAAGTTCGACGACGCCTTCACCTTCATCTTCGAGAAGACCGAGTACGGCTGGGTCTGGGCCCACGTCTACCAGTTCGACGCCGACACGGCGACCTTCATCGTCGAGTGCCTGCCCGAGACCTGGGACCGCTGGGGCTTCGAGGCGATGTCGAAGGAGGAGACAGTCGAGACCTGCCGCAGGATCTTCGAGAAGCACCTGGGCGGCCACGAGCTCATGTCCAACGCCGCGCACCTGCGCGGATCGGCGGTGTGGATGCAGTTCCCGCGCGTGATCTGCGAGCGCTGGTACCACGAGAACGTGGTGCTGATGGGCGATGCGGCGGCGACCGGCCATTTCTCCATCGGCTCCGGTTCGCGCCTTGCCTTCGACAGCGCCATTGCGCTTGCCGACTACCTCCATTCCGAGCCGAGCATGGAGGCGGCGTTCCAGCGCTATCAGGACGAGCGGCGGCTGGATGTGTTGCGGCTGCAGTCGGCGGCGCGCAACTCGCTGGAGTGGTTCGAGGAGGTCGAGCGCTATCTCGGCATGCCGCCCTACCAGTTCGCCTATTCGCTGCTGACCCGCTCGCAGCGCATTTCCCACGAGAACCTGCGCCTGCGCGATCCCGACTGGCTGAGCGCTGCCGAGGACTGGTTCCAGGACCAGGCCGGCGGTACGCCCGGACGGGCGCCGATGTTCGCGCCGTTCCGGCTGCGCGGCCTGCGGCTCAACAATCGCGTCGTGGTCTCGCCGATGGCGCAGTACAAGGCCAAGGACGGCTGCCCGACCGACTGGCATTTCGTCCACTACGCGGAGCGCGCCAAGGGCGGGGCGGGGCTCGTCTACACGGAAATGACCTGCGTCTCGCCGGAGGGGCGGATCACGCCCGGGTGCCCCGGCCTCTACGCACCGGAACACGAGGCGGCCTGGAAGCGCCTCACCGATTTCGTCCACGCCGAGACGGCGGCCAAGATCTGCTGCCAGATCGGCCATTCGGGCCGCAAGGGCTCGACCCAACTCGGCTGGGAGGAGATGGATGCGCCGCTTGTCGACGGCAACTGGCCGCTGCTGTCTGCCTCCGCCATCCCCTGGTCGGACCGCAACGCGGTGCCGAGGGCCATGGACCGGGCCGACATGGACCGCGTCCGCGACCAGTTCGTCGCCGCGACCGAGATGGCCGCACGGGCCGGCTTCGACATGGTCGAGCTTCATGCCGCGCACGGCTACCTGATCTCCAGCTTCATCTCGCCGACCTCCAACCGGCGCGAGGACGACTACGGCGGCTCGCTGGACAACCGCCTGCGCTATCCGCTCGAGGTGTTTGGCGCCATGCGCGCCGTGTGGCCGCAGGACAAGCCGATGTCGGTGCGCATCTCGGCCAGCGACTGGGTCGACGAGGCCGGCGTGACGCCGGTTGAGGCGGTGGCGATTGCCAAGCGGTTTTCCGAGGCCGGGGCGGACATCATCGACGTCTCCGCCGGCCAGACCTCGACCGAGGCACGCCCGGTCTACGGTCGCATGTTCCAGACGCCGTTCTCCGACCGCATCCGCAACGAGGCGGGGATCGCTACCATGGCGGTCGGCAATATCTACGAGCCGGACCACGTCAACTCGATCCTGATGGCCGGGCGAGCGGATCTCGTCTGCCTCGCCCGCCCGCATCTCGCCGATCCCTACTGGACGCTGCATGCCGGCGTCGCGCTGGGCGACCGGGGAACGGCCTGGCCGCTGCCCTATCTGGCCGGCCGCGACCAGGCGCTGCGGCTCGCCGAACGTACGCAGGAGGCGATCCGGGCATGACGCGTTCCGCGATGCTCTCCGGCCGTCGCGTTCTGATCACCGGGGGCGGCACCGGCGTCGGCGCCGACCTCGTACGCGGCTTCGCGGACGCGGGCGCCGAGGTCGTCGCCGCCGGCCGTCGGACCGGACCGCTCGAGGCGGTCGCGGCGCGCCATGCCGGCGTACGCGCGCTGGCCGTCGACGTCACCGACGAGGCGAGCGTCGAGGCGCTGTTTGCCGCCGCAGGCCCGGTCGACATCGTCGTCGCCAACGCCGGCGCGGCCGACAGCGCACCGTTCGCGCGCACGACGCTCGAGCAGTGGAACGCCATGCTGTCGGTCAACCTGACCGGCGTGTTCCTGACCTTCCGTGCCGGCCTGCGCCAGATGACCGGCTGGGGCCGGCTGATCGCCGTCGCCTCGACCGCCGGGCTGAAGGGCTACGGCTATGTCGCGCCCTATGCGGCGGCCAAGCACGGCGTCGTCGGTCTGACCCGCTCGCTGGCACTGGAGGTGGCGCGCCGGGACATCACCGTCAACGCGCTCTGCCCGGGCTTTCTCGGCACGGAGATGACCCAGCGGTCGGTTGTCACCATCATGGACAAGACCGGCAAGAGCCCGGACGAGGCGATGGCGGCGCTGACGGCGACCAATCCTCAGGGACGGTTGATCCGGCCCGACGAGGTGACCGCGGCGGCCCTGTGGCTGTGCGGACCGGGATCGGAAGGCGTCAACGGCCAGGCCATTGCGATCGCGGGAGGCGAACTGTGACCGATCCCCTGTCCAAGCGCCGGCTGAAGATGTGGATCCGCCTGCTCGGCGTGACCCGTCATGCCGAGGCGCATCTGCGCGAGTTCCTGCGCGTCAACCACGACACCACGCTGCCGCGCTTCGACGTCATGGCGGCGCTCTACCGGCGTCGCGAGCCGCTGACCATGTCGGAACTGTCGCGCCTGCTGCTGGTCTCCAACGGCAACGCCACCACGGTCGTCGACCGGCTGGAAAGGGACGGGCTGGTGCGCCGGGTGCCGTCCGAGACCGACCGGCGCACGGTTCACGTGTCGCTGACCGACGAGGGCCTGCGCCAGTTTGAGGGTCTGGCGGTCGACCACGAGCGCGAGGTCAACGCGCTTTTCTCCGGCCTGTCCGAAGCCGATCTCGACGCGATCACGGACATCCTGAAACGGATGAGGAAGGAAGCCCCATGACCAAGCTCGCCGGCCTTGCGCCCGTGCATTTCCAGTGGCAGGTGCGCGAGCGCATCGCCGTCGTCCGGCTCGACCGGCCGGAGCGCAAGAACCCCCTGACCTTTGACAGCTACGCGGAGCTGCGCGACACCTTCCGCGCGCTCGCCTATGCCGACGACGTCGACGTCGTCGTGTTCGCGTCCAACGGCGGCAATTTCTGTTCCGGCGGCGACGTGCACGACATCATCGGGCCGCTGGTCGGCATGGACATGAAGGGGCTGCTCGCCTTCACGCGCATGACCGGCGACCTGGTCAAGGCCATGATCGGCTGCGGCAAGCCGATCGTTGCCGCCGTCGACGGCGTCTGCGTCGGCGCCGGCGCGATCATCGCCATGGCCAGCGACCTGCGCCTGGCGACGCCCGAGGCCAGGACCGCGTTCCTGTTTACCCGCGTCGGGCTCGCCGGCTGCGACATGGGCGCCTGCGCCATGCTGCCCAGGATCATCGGCCAGGGGCGGGCGGCCGAGTTGCTCTACACCGGGCGGGCCATGAGCGCCGAAGAGGGCGCGGCCTGGGGCTTCTTCAACGCTTTGCATCCGGCCGACGTGCTCGAGGACGAGGCGTTGAAGCTCGCCGCGCGGCTCGCCGCCGGGCCGACCTTCGCCCACGGCATCACCAAGACCCAGCTGAACCAGGAATGGAACATGGGCCTCGAGCAGGCGATCGAGGCGGAGGCGCAGGCGCAGGCGATCTGCATGCAGACCGAGGACTTCGCGCGCGCCTACCGCGCCTTCGTCGCGAAGGAAAAGCCGGTGTTCGAGGGCAACTGACATGGCCGACCGCTCGTTCCTCGCCTGGCCGTTCTTCGACGACCGCCACCGCGCCCTTGCCGCGGAACTCGACGCCTGGTGCGCGGCCAACCTGCCGGTCGACCACACCGACACCGATGCGGCCTGTCGCGATCTCGTCGCGCGCCTCGGCGCGGCCGGCTTCCTGCGCCATTCGGGGGCGGAGGAGGGCGAGCGGCTCGACGTGCGCAGCCTGTGCCTGATCCGCGAGACGCTGGCGCGTCACGACGGGCTCGCCGACTTCGCCTTCGCCATGCAGGGGCTCGGCATGGGCGCGGTCAGCCTGTTCGGCACGCCGGAGCAGCGCGCCTGGCTGGCGCGCACCCGCACCGGCAGGGCGATCTCCGGCTTCGCGCTGACCGAACCGGGCTCCGGTTCCGACGTCGCCAACATCGCGACGCAGGCGCGCCCGCGCACCGGCGGCGGCTGGGTGCTCTCCGGCGACAAGACCTACATCTCCAACGGCGGCATCGCCGACGTCTATGTCGTGTTCGCCCGCACCGGCGAGGCGCCCGGCGCCCGCGGCCTGTCGGCCTTCTTGCTGCCGGCCGACGCGCCGGGTCTCGCGGTCGTCGAGCGCATCGAGGTGATCGCGCCGCATCCGCTGGCGCATCTGCGCTTCGACGACATCGTGCTGTCCGACGGCGCGCTGATCGGCCGACACGGCGAGGGATTCAGGATCGCCATGTCGGTGCTCGACGTGTTCCGCGCCACCGTCGGCGCGGCGGCGCTCGGCTTCGCGCGCCGGGCGCTCGACGAGGCGCTGGCGCGGGTCGAAAGCCGCCGGCTGTTCGGCGCGCCTCTGTCCGACCTGCAGATGGTGCAGGGCCACATCGCCGACATGGCGCTCGCCGTCGATGCCTCGGCGCTGCTCGTCTACCGCGCCGCCTGGACCAAGGACATGGGCGCCGAACGGGTCAGCCGCGAGGCGGCGATGGCCAAGCTCCACGCCACCGAGGCGGCGCAGACGGTGATCGACACCGCGCTGCAGCTGCACGGCGGCGACGGCGTGCGCAAGGGCTTCGCCGTCGAGAGCCTGTACCGCGAGATCCGCGCGCTGCGCATCTACGAGGGCGCCAGCGACGTGCAGAAGATCGTCATCGCCCGGGCGACGATCGCCGGGGGCAAGCAGGGAGCGGGCGCATGAGCGGATCGCCGCACGAATTCCTCCATCCGAAATCCTGGAAGCCGGCGCGCGGCTATTCCAACGGCGTCGCCGCGCGCGGGCGCCTCTTGTTTCTCGGCGGGCTGATCGGCTGGAACGGCGAGCAGGAATTCGAGACCGACGACTTCGTCGGCCAGGTCGCCCAGACGCTCCGCAACATCGTCGCCGTGCTGGAGGAGGGCGGCGCGCGGCCGGAGCATCTGGTGC from Polymorphum gilvum SL003B-26A1 carries:
- a CDS encoding aspartate carbamoyltransferase catalytic subunit, which gives rise to MSANDPHRAGLFPHRHLLGIEGLEPQDILGLLDRAEEAVEVSRQVEKKKSVLRGRTQINLFFEASTRTQSSFELAGKRLGADVMNMSVAASSVKKGETLIDTAATLNAMHPDLLVVRHHAAGAVHLLARKVGCSVVNAGDGAHEHPTQALLDALTIRRHKGKIARLTVAICGDILHSRVARSNIILLNALGARVRVVAPSTLLPNGIDRMGVEVFRSMKEGLAGADIVMMLRLQRERMSGAFVPSVREYFHYWGLDAEKLSYAKPDALVMHPGPMNRGVEIDPQIADGPQSLIREQVEMGVAVRMAVLEALAAHLPNS
- a CDS encoding acyl-CoA dehydrogenase family protein, with the translated sequence MTPFETHEVFNQPPRYGGGNLATSDPLLIAAHGAALDEATGAALAAHGAALGSLDVLDLGRLADEHAPVLKTHDIHGRRFDVVEYHPAYHALMRRSVEAGLHAASLDDGPWPQTRRAGRYFVTSQAETGHCCPITMTNAAGAVLKAHAQPAEGWLPLLRSRHYDQRFVPMAQKRGVTFGMGLTEKQGGTDLRAITTVAEPSGDGLYVLTGHKWFLSAPMSDAFLVLAKTERGPGCFLVPRFLPDGTVNGLRFQRLKAKLGNRSNASTEVEFQHAGGLLIGEEGRGIATILDMVVPTRIDCALGSAAQMRAAVARAVHHCRHRQAFGARLVDQPLMTRVLADMALDVAAATALAFRLVRAADCMADDAAEAAYVRLMTPAIKYWICKAAPLLTYEAMECLGGNGYVEDFDMARLYRDAPVNAIWEGSGNVMALDVLRALERTPAALEAVLAEFAGRLGRGGAAAGEVIAAAARAAREDPSNGRILTEQLALTGAAAALRAIAPEPVADAFIESRLAGQWRSSYGMLPGRHNARRLVEALYPEG
- a CDS encoding AEC family transporter, with the translated sequence MLTTLDALLPVILVIAVGHLVARTGLITGEQWRGIERIAYYVLFPAIVVETVARADFMALPALSMGATLVSAILAMSVLVFALRPLLAAALGVGGPQFTSIYQGSVRWNTFIALALADKLIGTEGLALLAVAIVAMIPILNVLSVLVLSRYAGGTPPGPAKVLRDLATNPFILSTLAGIVLNVSGLPLPAFAWSTLEILGSAALPIGIVCVGAGLDLAALRRPGAALAIGTALRLLAMPVFGAGFAGLYGVEGPALTAVVIATAVPAASGSYLLARQMGGDARLMAEILTLQTLLATATIPLALVLMA
- the ruvX gene encoding Holliday junction resolvase RuvX, yielding MATDPSLSLEDFVAALAPGTRLIGLDLGTRTIGLALSDLGRGIASPLETIRRRKFTLDAEQLLKICAEHRVGGLVLGLPLNMDGSEGPRVQATRAFARNLAEKTDLPITYWDERLSTAAVTRTLIEADRSRARRAELVDKMAAAYILQGFLDRLGYLSRSRDLPDA
- a CDS encoding metal-dependent hydrolase, which codes for MKLTWYGHSAFRIDIAGAAILIDPFLSGNPTFPKSLSVDAVAEGITHILLTHGHDDHIGDTVAIAQKTGAQLTANFEICMWASGKGVENINPMNSGGFVDVGPFKVGLTVAHHSSATKADGDGLKYLGNPHGVIVAAPGEPVLYHMGDTALFGDMALINELYGPKIGIVPIGDRFTMGAKAAAIACTRFFDFDTIVPCHYGTFPILDQTADAFLAAMGDKASTVVVPDRGTAFEA
- a CDS encoding bifunctional salicylyl-CoA 5-hydroxylase/oxidoreductase, yielding MKVLCLGGGPAGLYFAISMKLRNPAHEVTVLERNRANDTFGWGVVLSDDALSRMQNNDPKSTDAIRSHFAYWDDIAVVHDGHRTVSGGHGFAGIGRRQMLILLQERARELGVDMRFQTEFRSAEDYRREYDLVVACDGINSLVRKEYEAVFRPDIDVRKCKFVWLGTHQKFDDAFTFIFEKTEYGWVWAHVYQFDADTATFIVECLPETWDRWGFEAMSKEETVETCRRIFEKHLGGHELMSNAAHLRGSAVWMQFPRVICERWYHENVVLMGDAAATGHFSIGSGSRLAFDSAIALADYLHSEPSMEAAFQRYQDERRLDVLRLQSAARNSLEWFEEVERYLGMPPYQFAYSLLTRSQRISHENLRLRDPDWLSAAEDWFQDQAGGTPGRAPMFAPFRLRGLRLNNRVVVSPMAQYKAKDGCPTDWHFVHYAERAKGGAGLVYTEMTCVSPEGRITPGCPGLYAPEHEAAWKRLTDFVHAETAAKICCQIGHSGRKGSTQLGWEEMDAPLVDGNWPLLSASAIPWSDRNAVPRAMDRADMDRVRDQFVAATEMAARAGFDMVELHAAHGYLISSFISPTSNRREDDYGGSLDNRLRYPLEVFGAMRAVWPQDKPMSVRISASDWVDEAGVTPVEAVAIAKRFSEAGADIIDVSAGQTSTEARPVYGRMFQTPFSDRIRNEAGIATMAVGNIYEPDHVNSILMAGRADLVCLARPHLADPYWTLHAGVALGDRGTAWPLPYLAGRDQALRLAERTQEAIRA
- a CDS encoding SDR family NAD(P)-dependent oxidoreductase, translated to MTRSAMLSGRRVLITGGGTGVGADLVRGFADAGAEVVAAGRRTGPLEAVAARHAGVRALAVDVTDEASVEALFAAAGPVDIVVANAGAADSAPFARTTLEQWNAMLSVNLTGVFLTFRAGLRQMTGWGRLIAVASTAGLKGYGYVAPYAAAKHGVVGLTRSLALEVARRDITVNALCPGFLGTEMTQRSVVTIMDKTGKSPDEAMAALTATNPQGRLIRPDEVTAAALWLCGPGSEGVNGQAIAIAGGEL
- a CDS encoding MarR family winged helix-turn-helix transcriptional regulator translates to MTDPLSKRRLKMWIRLLGVTRHAEAHLREFLRVNHDTTLPRFDVMAALYRRREPLTMSELSRLLLVSNGNATTVVDRLERDGLVRRVPSETDRRTVHVSLTDEGLRQFEGLAVDHEREVNALFSGLSEADLDAITDILKRMRKEAP
- a CDS encoding enoyl-CoA hydratase family protein — encoded protein: MTKLAGLAPVHFQWQVRERIAVVRLDRPERKNPLTFDSYAELRDTFRALAYADDVDVVVFASNGGNFCSGGDVHDIIGPLVGMDMKGLLAFTRMTGDLVKAMIGCGKPIVAAVDGVCVGAGAIIAMASDLRLATPEARTAFLFTRVGLAGCDMGACAMLPRIIGQGRAAELLYTGRAMSAEEGAAWGFFNALHPADVLEDEALKLAARLAAGPTFAHGITKTQLNQEWNMGLEQAIEAEAQAQAICMQTEDFARAYRAFVAKEKPVFEGN
- a CDS encoding acyl-CoA dehydrogenase family protein, which codes for MADRSFLAWPFFDDRHRALAAELDAWCAANLPVDHTDTDAACRDLVARLGAAGFLRHSGAEEGERLDVRSLCLIRETLARHDGLADFAFAMQGLGMGAVSLFGTPEQRAWLARTRTGRAISGFALTEPGSGSDVANIATQARPRTGGGWVLSGDKTYISNGGIADVYVVFARTGEAPGARGLSAFLLPADAPGLAVVERIEVIAPHPLAHLRFDDIVLSDGALIGRHGEGFRIAMSVLDVFRATVGAAALGFARRALDEALARVESRRLFGAPLSDLQMVQGHIADMALAVDASALLVYRAAWTKDMGAERVSREAAMAKLHATEAAQTVIDTALQLHGGDGVRKGFAVESLYREIRALRIYEGASDVQKIVIARATIAGGKQGAGA
- a CDS encoding RidA family protein gives rise to the protein MSGSPHEFLHPKSWKPARGYSNGVAARGRLLFLGGLIGWNGEQEFETDDFVGQVAQTLRNIVAVLEEGGARPEHLVRMTWYVTDKQAYLDNLAGLGAAYRDILGKHYPAMALVQVAALVEDRALVEIEATAVVPDTED